The proteins below come from a single Papaver somniferum cultivar HN1 chromosome 11, ASM357369v1, whole genome shotgun sequence genomic window:
- the LOC113320961 gene encoding auxin-responsive protein SAUR32-like has translation MPMMSGDNNNHSEDHHHHHHVPRGCIAILVGQNEERFVIPVTYLNHPKFMVLLKEAEEVYGFRHKGNITLPCDVDEFLNVQSLIEQEIMSTTTCSSHHRISHEQHQNHHHHHHFLHGSCFKALVD, from the coding sequence ATGCCGATGATGAGCGGAGATAACAATAATCATTCTGAAgatcaccaccatcatcatcacgTTCCAAGAGGGTGTATAGCAATATTAGTTGGTCAAAACGAAGAGAGATTTGTAATACCAGTAACGTACTTGAACCATCCAAAGTTCATGGTTCTACTGAAAGAAGCTGAAGAAGTTTATGGGTTTCGTCACAAAGGCAACATAACTTTACCTTGTGATGTCGACGAGTTCTTAAACGTGCAGAGTTTGATTGAGCAGGAGATCATGTCAACAACTACATGTTCATCCCACCACCGTATCAGCCATGAACAACAtcagaatcaccaccaccaccaccactttctCCACGGTAGTTGTTTTAAAGCGCTTGTGGATTGA